A section of the Paenibacillus odorifer genome encodes:
- the metA gene encoding homoserine O-acetyltransferase MetA, with product MPIKIPDSLPAKEVLSGENIFVMDESLAFHQDIRPLRIAILNLMPTKETTETQLLRLIGNSPLQVDVTLLHPRSHTSKNTSAEHLRSFYKTFDEISHRRLDGLIVTGAPVEQMEFEEVSYWEELKEIFEWSKDNVTSTMHICWAAQAGLYHHFGVRKVALPEKCFGVFSHTINQNNIKLLRGFDEVFHVPHSRHTDVSREDIESNPDLQILAESEEAGMYLVATTDGKQIFVTGHSEYDPLSLKWEYDRDLERGMEMALPKHYFPKDDPERTPPAVWRAHANLLFSNWLNYYVYQETPYDIDPIVY from the coding sequence ATGCCAATTAAAATTCCCGACAGTTTACCAGCAAAAGAAGTACTATCCGGAGAAAATATTTTTGTGATGGATGAAAGTTTGGCTTTCCATCAGGATATCCGTCCACTAAGGATTGCTATTCTGAATCTCATGCCGACTAAAGAAACGACGGAGACTCAATTGCTGCGTTTAATAGGAAATTCACCGCTGCAAGTTGATGTTACCTTGCTGCATCCACGCTCACATACTTCTAAGAATACTTCTGCTGAGCATTTGAGAAGCTTTTACAAAACTTTTGACGAGATCAGCCACCGCCGTTTGGATGGCCTTATTGTTACAGGAGCACCCGTAGAGCAAATGGAGTTTGAGGAAGTATCCTATTGGGAAGAGCTAAAAGAGATTTTTGAATGGAGCAAGGATAATGTGACCTCGACCATGCATATCTGTTGGGCGGCACAGGCAGGGTTGTATCATCATTTTGGTGTTCGTAAAGTGGCATTGCCTGAAAAATGTTTTGGTGTATTCTCCCATACGATTAATCAAAATAACATTAAATTGCTGCGCGGTTTTGACGAGGTATTCCATGTACCGCATTCCCGTCATACCGATGTCTCCCGCGAAGATATTGAGAGCAATCCAGATCTGCAGATTCTGGCAGAATCCGAAGAAGCTGGTATGTATCTAGTAGCTACGACCGACGGCAAACAAATATTTGTGACCGGACATTCCGAGTACGATCCTCTATCCCTGAAATGGGAATATGATCGTGATTTGGAGAGGGGCATGGAGATGGCCTTGCCGAAACACTATTTCCCTAAAGATGATCCAGAACGGACACCTCCTGCAGTGTGGCGTGCACATGCCAACTTATTATTCTCTAATTGGCTCAATTACTATGTATATCAAGAGACACCTTACGATATCGACCCGATTGTTTATTAA
- a CDS encoding copper amine oxidase N-terminal domain-containing protein gives MKKLISSLLLLLMVSLMTSTFSGFAASLPLRVVVNGEKVIFPDAQPFIDAQQRVQLPVRFISEALGAKVLWDSKAKKATISLEGKTMGVYIGKKSYELNGKTKQMDTAALFKQSRTFVPLRFVYEGLGVNVKWDDAVKTVYITTPSGEIATSDKPATGESTNGAKTVTIHGFEIPYTHLGANLESTYITDSQLTVYNNDDRKAGQYLFQITITFTNIGSDPALEAKEAENILRQNIEGDVVDSIMKYVRTKTKRMDELDYKVFQSKDYKIDVDSPGMGDIGIAVWPK, from the coding sequence ATGAAAAAATTAATCAGTTCTCTACTTTTATTACTAATGGTATCCCTGATGACTTCTACATTCTCAGGTTTTGCAGCAAGTCTTCCATTGAGGGTAGTAGTAAATGGAGAAAAAGTTATTTTTCCAGACGCCCAGCCTTTTATCGATGCGCAGCAAAGAGTACAGCTACCCGTGCGTTTTATAAGTGAAGCGCTTGGAGCTAAGGTGTTATGGGACAGTAAGGCCAAAAAGGCAACAATCTCGCTTGAAGGCAAAACAATGGGTGTCTATATCGGGAAAAAGAGTTATGAGCTCAATGGAAAAACAAAACAAATGGACACGGCAGCATTGTTCAAACAGTCAAGAACTTTTGTCCCACTTCGATTTGTATATGAAGGACTCGGTGTAAACGTGAAATGGGATGATGCTGTGAAGACGGTCTACATCACTACTCCTTCAGGTGAAATAGCTACCTCTGATAAGCCTGCTACGGGAGAATCAACGAATGGAGCGAAGACGGTAACGATTCATGGGTTTGAAATCCCGTATACCCATCTGGGGGCTAATCTAGAGTCGACTTATATTACCGATTCACAGCTGACAGTATACAACAATGATGATCGGAAAGCAGGTCAGTATCTTTTTCAAATTACAATTACATTTACTAATATAGGCTCTGACCCTGCACTGGAAGCGAAGGAAGCGGAGAATATTCTTAGACAAAACATTGAGGGCGATGTCGTAGATTCGATTATGAAGTATGTTAGAACAAAAACAAAAAGAATGGATGAGCTAGATTATAAAGTCTTCCAAAGCAAAGATTATAAAATTGATGTAGATTCTCCTGGTATGGGGGATATAGGAATCGCAGTATGGCCGAAGTAG
- the corA gene encoding magnesium/cobalt transporter CorA translates to MKIRLVNAGVFTPIDEIDETLTPPTEGFYWIDADVEDLELLQPLFNLHDLAVEDCLSEEDQRPKIEIYESHYFIVVNSIRFDDEEIFLRALNIFLGRHYIITVTKQKIHELRILKPMLWEQEVSEPDQFLYLLIDLVVDNYFSVGDRIEARIEKLEEDILMHTKKSHLSEIIGLRSEILWLKKMLGPQKEVINTLNKKDLRLIDDQLQKYFSDIYENAVKISETFETYRDLMGNLREAYQSSIANRANEIMRVFTAITTIFMPLTVITGIYGMNFDHMPELHTKYGYFAVIGLMLTLGCGMLYVFRKKEWL, encoded by the coding sequence ATGAAAATCCGGCTGGTGAATGCAGGGGTTTTTACACCTATTGATGAAATTGATGAAACATTGACACCCCCAACAGAAGGGTTCTATTGGATTGATGCAGATGTGGAGGATTTGGAGCTGCTTCAGCCCCTGTTCAACCTGCATGATCTCGCTGTTGAGGATTGCCTTAGTGAAGAGGATCAACGTCCAAAGATCGAAATATACGAAAGTCATTACTTTATTGTTGTAAACAGCATCCGCTTTGATGATGAGGAAATTTTCCTGCGGGCACTCAATATATTCTTGGGCAGACATTATATTATTACTGTAACGAAACAAAAGATCCACGAGCTGCGCATCCTGAAGCCCATGTTATGGGAGCAAGAGGTTAGCGAACCAGACCAATTCCTTTACCTGCTTATCGACCTTGTCGTAGATAATTATTTCTCCGTAGGTGACCGAATTGAAGCCCGGATTGAGAAGCTTGAAGAGGATATTCTAATGCATACCAAGAAATCTCATCTGAGTGAGATTATCGGTCTGCGAAGTGAGATCTTATGGTTAAAGAAGATGCTGGGACCACAGAAAGAGGTTATCAATACCCTGAACAAAAAAGACCTCCGTCTGATTGATGATCAGCTGCAGAAGTATTTTAGCGACATTTATGAAAATGCAGTTAAAATATCCGAAACCTTTGAGACGTACCGCGATCTCATGGGCAACTTACGTGAGGCCTACCAATCCAGTATCGCCAACCGCGCCAATGAAATTATGAGAGTATTTACCGCGATTACAACGATATTCATGCCTTTGACCGTAATTACCGGAATCTATGGGATGAACTTTGATCATATGCCTGAGTTGCATACGAAATACGGCTATTTTGCCGTTATAGGTCTAATGTTGACGTTAGGCTGTGGGATGCTGTATGTATTCCGCAAGAAAGAATGGCTATGA
- a CDS encoding ROK family protein: protein MKLLGAIEAGGTKFVCGIGYEDGTILDRVSFPTTTPEETMGLVIDYFNGKNVEAFGIGSFGPIDPVLDSPTYGYITTTPKPHWGQYNLVGTMAEQFNVPIGFDTDVNGAALAESKWGAAKGLDSCLYITVGTGIGAGAVVGGQMVHGLSHPEMGHILVRRHPEDTFEGYCPYHGDCLEGLAAGPGIGKRWGQPAGELPVDHPAWDMEAHYLAHALMNYVLILSPEKIVMGGGVMKQSHLFPLIRTKLQELLKGYVQHPALNTDIDNYVVPPQLGDNAGLAGAIGLATLALARN from the coding sequence ATGAAGTTATTGGGAGCGATTGAAGCAGGCGGAACGAAGTTTGTATGCGGGATTGGTTATGAGGACGGTACCATTCTGGACCGAGTTAGCTTTCCGACAACAACACCGGAAGAAACGATGGGACTCGTAATCGACTATTTTAATGGGAAGAATGTAGAAGCTTTTGGTATTGGATCGTTTGGACCGATTGATCCCGTGCTGGACAGCCCTACTTATGGTTACATAACAACGACACCAAAACCTCACTGGGGACAATATAATCTGGTAGGCACAATGGCTGAGCAATTTAACGTGCCGATCGGTTTTGATACGGATGTGAATGGTGCAGCGCTTGCGGAAAGTAAATGGGGAGCGGCTAAAGGTCTGGACAGCTGCCTTTATATTACGGTTGGGACAGGTATTGGAGCGGGAGCAGTTGTTGGAGGTCAGATGGTGCATGGATTGTCTCATCCTGAGATGGGACATATTCTAGTTCGCAGACATCCAGAGGACACGTTTGAGGGCTACTGCCCTTATCATGGCGATTGCCTTGAAGGGTTAGCCGCAGGTCCGGGGATTGGCAAACGCTGGGGACAACCAGCAGGCGAGCTACCTGTTGACCATCCAGCTTGGGATATGGAAGCTCATTATCTTGCACATGCACTTATGAATTACGTGCTGATTCTGTCTCCCGAAAAAATCGTAATGGGCGGTGGGGTCATGAAGCAAAGCCACTTGTTCCCGCTAATCCGTACCAAGCTGCAGGAGCTGCTTAAAGGTTATGTTCAGCATCCAGCGCTCAATACCGATATTGATAATTACGTTGTGCCACCGCAGCTTGGAGATAATGCAGGACTTGCAGGTGCGATTGGACTGGCAACCTTAGCTTTGGCAAGAAACTAG
- a CDS encoding HRDC domain-containing protein, translated as MQIVFMNRLSRISGVDQEVFAQLWIGEEEGVWSLGWRDFSDGEETQEHLWYAGGSWNEMLCVYRHELAVKMGDGYRPLIDGVFHEEDGLTGRNQEQLRLQYYSEYNGNEAIYEELCAWRRSRASSERKAPYILASNRLLRLISTFLPHTPEELLQIPGVGEGKVAQYGTDWLAITSTAAREHSFPLNWVHQEIEEDSFVSWLYKQKEVKYKKQLERLRLRRILLQGIENGLGLEQLKVNSGVNRRELIEAVEELEREGYCVEKLIEVELKNMPQNEQEAIWNAYVEAGDLFLKPVLHKVYGEDFSAAEGLDSYYERLRLIRIRFRREQAPKVGVATSF; from the coding sequence ATGCAAATTGTATTTATGAATCGCTTATCCAGAATATCTGGGGTGGATCAAGAGGTGTTCGCTCAGCTATGGATTGGAGAGGAAGAAGGAGTGTGGAGCCTGGGCTGGCGTGATTTTTCAGACGGTGAGGAGACGCAGGAGCATTTGTGGTATGCGGGTGGTTCTTGGAATGAAATGCTCTGTGTTTACAGGCATGAGCTGGCGGTGAAGATGGGGGATGGCTATCGGCCGTTGATTGATGGCGTATTTCATGAAGAAGACGGCCTTACTGGGCGCAATCAGGAGCAGCTAAGGCTGCAATATTACAGTGAATATAATGGGAACGAAGCTATTTATGAGGAGTTATGTGCTTGGCGCCGCAGCCGAGCTTCTAGTGAACGGAAAGCCCCTTACATTCTTGCCAGCAATCGTTTGTTACGTTTGATAAGCACTTTCTTGCCGCATACACCAGAGGAGCTGCTGCAGATCCCTGGTGTAGGGGAAGGAAAGGTAGCCCAATATGGCACGGATTGGTTGGCTATAACCTCTACGGCTGCAAGGGAGCATTCCTTTCCTTTGAATTGGGTTCACCAAGAAATTGAGGAGGACTCTTTTGTATCCTGGCTCTATAAACAGAAAGAGGTCAAATATAAGAAACAGCTAGAAAGACTGCGATTACGGCGAATTCTGCTGCAAGGGATCGAGAATGGGTTAGGGTTAGAACAGCTTAAGGTGAACAGTGGAGTGAACCGTCGCGAACTGATTGAAGCGGTAGAGGAGCTGGAAAGAGAAGGTTATTGCGTGGAGAAACTGATCGAGGTAGAACTGAAAAATATGCCGCAGAATGAACAGGAAGCGATATGGAATGCCTATGTAGAGGCAGGAGATCTTTTTCTAAAGCCAGTGCTGCATAAGGTGTATGGGGAGGATTTTTCAGCAGCAGAAGGGCTGGATAGCTATTATGAACGTCTGCGGCTGATCCGCATTCGTTTCCGGCGGGAGCAAGCTCCTAAAGTGGGCGTGGCGACCAGTTTCTAG